From one Amycolatopsis sp. FDAARGOS 1241 genomic stretch:
- a CDS encoding GtrA family protein gives MTDVPFADRFAGFCAAVVRILPFGLARLVAPSFLGFVLINGLTFSVDLGLLTLFRGGFGWPVWLAISLSYALAFALSFVLNRAFNFRSHAPVGKQAVLYAVAIGVNYAAFLLGVGAGLSTLGLEYHLSRLIAGACEGVFMYSVMRWVVFAKRGEPVSA, from the coding sequence GTGACCGACGTGCCCTTCGCCGATCGCTTCGCGGGATTCTGCGCGGCCGTCGTCCGGATCCTGCCGTTCGGGCTGGCGCGGCTCGTCGCGCCGAGTTTCCTCGGGTTCGTGCTCATCAACGGGCTCACCTTCAGCGTCGACCTGGGGCTGCTGACGCTGTTCCGCGGCGGGTTCGGCTGGCCGGTGTGGCTGGCGATCAGCCTGTCGTACGCGCTGGCGTTCGCCTTGAGCTTCGTGCTCAACCGCGCGTTCAACTTCCGCTCGCACGCCCCCGTGGGCAAGCAGGCGGTGCTCTACGCGGTGGCGATCGGGGTCAACTACGCGGCGTTCCTGCTGGGGGTCGGCGCCGGGTTGTCCACGCTGGGCCTGGAGTACCACCTCTCGCGGCTCATCGCGGGAGCGTGCGAGGGCGTGTTCATGTACTCGGTGATGCGCTGGGTCGTCTTCGCGAAGCGCGGGGAACCCGTCAGCGCGTGA
- the dapB gene encoding 4-hydroxy-tetrahydrodipicolinate reductase, whose translation MTDSPIRVGVLGARGRMGATVVQAVEGAADLKLVAALDAGDDLADLTQAQVVVDFTHPDAVMDNLRFLIEHDLHAVVGTTGFSEERLTQVRSLLAPKPSLGVLIAPNFALGAVLAMRFAAQAARFYASAEIIELHHNRKADAPSGTAAHTARMIGEARAAAGLKPGPDATTSELDGARGARVEQVPVHSVRLPGLVAHEEILFGGEGETLTIRHDSLDRTSFMPGVLLGVRSVVSRPGLTVGLENVLDL comes from the coding sequence ATGACCGATTCCCCGATCCGCGTCGGCGTGCTGGGCGCGCGCGGCCGCATGGGTGCGACGGTGGTCCAGGCCGTCGAGGGCGCCGCGGACCTGAAGCTCGTGGCCGCGCTCGATGCCGGCGACGACCTGGCGGACCTGACCCAAGCCCAGGTGGTCGTGGACTTCACCCACCCCGACGCCGTGATGGACAACCTGCGCTTCCTGATCGAGCACGACCTGCACGCCGTGGTCGGCACGACCGGATTCAGCGAAGAGCGGCTCACCCAGGTGCGTTCGCTACTGGCGCCGAAGCCGTCGCTGGGCGTGCTGATCGCCCCGAACTTCGCGCTGGGCGCGGTGCTGGCGATGCGCTTCGCGGCGCAGGCGGCCCGCTTCTACGCGTCGGCGGAGATCATCGAGCTGCACCACAACCGCAAGGCCGACGCGCCGTCGGGCACCGCCGCGCACACCGCGCGGATGATCGGCGAAGCGCGCGCGGCCGCCGGGCTGAAGCCGGGTCCCGACGCCACGACGTCCGAATTGGACGGTGCCCGCGGCGCCCGCGTCGAGCAGGTGCCCGTGCACTCCGTACGGCTGCCCGGGCTGGTGGCGCACGAGGAGATCCTGTTCGGCGGCGAGGGGGAGACCCTGACCATCCGGCACGACTCGCTCGACCGGACGTCGTTCATGCCCGGCGTGCTGCTCGGCGTGCGCTCGGTGGTGTCGCGCCCCGGCCTCACGGTCGGCCTGGAGAACGTGCTCGACCTGTGA
- a CDS encoding tetratricopeptide repeat protein, which produces MRARNVALLLTAALVVYLVLLAERAVQLFATGTPAGVALGVGVFLLPLLGVWVVVVTWRSGLQIQRLSRRLDAEGGLPDVSDLPRRPSGRVDRAAADAWFDQRRAEVEANQGDWRAWYRLAYAYDIAGDRRRARATMRKAVDLEAGDR; this is translated from the coding sequence GTGAGAGCCCGCAACGTCGCGCTGCTGCTGACGGCGGCGCTGGTCGTGTACCTGGTCCTGCTGGCGGAGCGGGCGGTGCAGCTGTTCGCCACCGGGACGCCCGCGGGTGTCGCGCTGGGCGTGGGCGTGTTCCTGCTGCCGCTGCTGGGGGTGTGGGTCGTGGTCGTCACGTGGCGCTCGGGCCTGCAGATCCAGCGCCTGTCCCGCCGGCTCGACGCGGAGGGCGGCCTGCCCGACGTCTCGGACCTCCCGCGCCGCCCGTCGGGCCGCGTCGACCGCGCCGCCGCCGACGCCTGGTTCGACCAGCGCCGGGCGGAGGTCGAGGCGAACCAGGGCGACTGGCGCGCCTGGTACCGCCTGGCCTACGCCTACGACATCGCGGGCGACCGCCGCCGGGCCCGCGCCACGATGCGCAAGGCCGTCGACCTGGAGGCGGGGGACCGCTGA